GTCCGGCACCAGCATGCCGTCGATCACCGCCTCGAAATCCCGGGCCCATGACGCCAAGGCGTCGACGATTCCGATCCCGTTCGCTGTTGCTGACTGCCGCATAGCCGCCTCATCTGCCCCAAAGGCCCAAGGGGCAGATTATACCAGCCCGCAACCCATAGCCACACCCCCCAAGAGCCAGCCTGTCGGCCCGCGAATGAACGCCCTCATTGACACCTACAGCCCGGCGGTTCTCCGCTCGACCGCCTCCAGCCGGCGGCGGAGTTCGGCCATTTCCTCGTGAAGCTCGGCTATCTCCTCTTGAAGGGCGCCGATCTCCTGTCGAAAGGCCGCTGATGCACCATCCGTCAGGGGCGCGGCTGCAGGACTCGACAACGAATGCGGAACCGGGTGGGTCGCGTGATCGACCGGCGATGCCACGGCAGTCGGCGGCGCCTCGTCCTCGGGATACAGCAGGTGCGTGTAGCGGGTTGCCGACTGGCCGGGCTCACGGGGCATCGCCGCCACCAGTGGCGGATCGGACTCCCCTTTGCTCAAAGAGCCCAAAGCCGTCATCAGCGCCTCGAGGCTCTCGAACTGGAACATGCGAGCGCATCGCGAGCGCAATTCGCCGGGTGTCTGTGGGCCGCGGAGCAGCAGCTCAGTCATAATCGCCTGCTGCCGACGGCTCCAGCCGAACGCAGACTCGATTTCGTGACGATACCGCTGCGTGCGTGCCCCAGGCGCGGGCAGCACCAGTGTGACCAGATTGCGGGCCCGCAGAGCCTCCAGCGTCCGCAGCACGGTCTCTTCGTCCAGTTTCATCTCGGGGTCACGATTGTTCTTCTGATTGCAGCCGGCCATGATGGCGTTCGGCGTCATCGGATAATACTCAGGCTGGGTCAGCGATTTTTCCATCAGCACACCCAATACGCGACGTTCGATCGCATTCAGGGTCAAATCCATGGCATCGGTCTCCAACTTGCTAAGCTTTTAGACCTCTAGGCACTTGGACTTCCAGACCGTTAGACCACGCCAGACGCATGACCGTCCCCAGACTGACGAACACCGAACGTCCCAGACCTCACTGAAGGATTAGACAACCAGAGGTCTAAGGCGGACCGCCTTTT
This genomic interval from Phycisphaerae bacterium contains the following:
- a CDS encoding DUF480 domain-containing protein → MDLTLNAIERRVLGVLMEKSLTQPEYYPMTPNAIMAGCNQKNNRDPEMKLDEETVLRTLEALRARNLVTLVLPAPGARTQRYRHEIESAFGWSRRQQAIMTELLLRGPQTPGELRSRCARMFQFESLEALMTALGSLSKGESDPPLVAAMPREPGQSATRYTHLLYPEDEAPPTAVASPVDHATHPVPHSLSSPAAAPLTDGASAAFRQEIGALQEEIAELHEEMAELRRRLEAVERRTAGL